DNA sequence from the candidate division WOR-3 bacterium genome:
GGAGATAGCCTGGGAAATTATGATTGGATGCCCGGCTCTTCCATCCAAACTGGAATAAGCCTTGTTTGTGCCGGCAATATACCATCCGGAGACACTTTTCGCAGACGAACCAATCCTTTGGAAGACAAATCCCTCACCCTTGAGAAGGTGATAACGGATAGATTTCCAAATAATGATACCCTTACGGTCTATTTCTGTGACCAGTTTTTTGTAGACCATCCCCAAGGTCAAAACCACGCGCCTACTTTCGTTAATATGGTAAAAGAGGAGGCAAAGGAGGCATATGATTCATTAGTCACTTCCTGGGATTTTCCACCGCCAAATGATATAAATCACAACCACCAGTTTTTCATTACTCCCTATCTCACTATGTGGCCGGTTTACTATCACGGATTAGTGGACCGATTTAATTCAGGAACAATGCAGTGGATGGAAAATGGGCATCAGAAGATAAGTATCACCTCAGCAATAGATAGTGTTTTTCCTCAATATTCTACTGAACAGAGTATAATAAAAAGTGCGGTCGTCCATGAGTTTTACCATGCTGTGCAGTGTACACTTACCACAAGGATAAGATTACTTCCTAATTGGGAAGAATGGCGGTGGCTCATTGAAGGACAAGCAAGATTTATTCAATCTGTATATAATCAGAATGAAGAATTTACACAATCGTCTTCCCCTAAGGAGGAGCGTCTTTATCTCCGGGATGCAAATAAATATCTGGACTTATTATTGAATGCTTCGCTAAAGCAACAAAGTTATAATTTCTGTCTCTACTGGCGGTTTCTCTTTGAGAAGTATTGCCAAGATAGCGTAAGGGAAAGGTTGGCGATAATTAGGGATGCCTATCGGGCAACAGCGAATGTTGGTAATGACCCGATTAGAGATGGCGCCCGGGCAATGGATACTGCCCTCTCTTCTGGTGGCGGTGCCTTTTATTCCTTTGCCCAAAGTATTGCCTCTTTTGCCACCGCTTGCTATTTGAAAGATTTTGACCCAAATAATGTCTATATTGAACCATACTGCCGTGAGTTTACTCTCTCCGACACTATTTCGATTGAGGATGAAATCCGTAATTCCTTTGGGATTGATTATCTTAAAATCATTCCGGAAAACCCCTTAAATGCCACAGTGAAGGTCCACTTCCAAAAATTTGACTCTCTTCCCCAATACTCCAAAAAGTTTATCCTCTCTCTCCCCGGTGAGAGAAGAGTTATGGAGTTTGATACTATTTTAGATATCACCGATGTAGAAACTATTGGGGTGGTCATAACAAGGGTTGATACAATGGAAAGGGATTCAATTAATTCTTCCTATCGCCTAAGGATAGAAAAGATCCGGGATGTAGATGTAGGGGTTAAGTCAATTGAAAGTCCGAAGCCTGGAAAGATATATTATAAATTAAGGGGAGCGACAAGAACCTTGCCGGTAAAAGTTTGTTTAGTTAACAAGGGAAATCGGGATGAATCTCGTTTTTTCAGTGGGTGTGTTATCAAAAAAGGGGAGAGCACGACGGTATATTGGCAATTTGTTGATTCTCTTCACTGTGGGAGGGGTAGGGATACAACTATTCAGTTCCCAAATTTATTCTCAACCCAAGATACCGGAACTTTTACTACAATTGCCTATGTCTGGTTGTATAATGATCAGAACCCAAGAAATGATACCCTGAAGGAGACTTTTAGTATACGGGATACTTCGCCTGATGGGCTTCCCACGCGGGAGGAAGAGAATTTCGACTCTGACTCCGGATCCGGACCCAGATGGCCACCGCCAGGCTGGCGCTCTGCTCATCGGTCAAGAGGTGCTTCCTGCTGGCATCTCCGGAGGGGTGGAGAGTGGCCCTGGAGTAGTAATCTAACGAATTATGCCTGCCTGAGTTGGCACGATACCCTTGGTCCCTATGTCTATGACACTCTTTATAGTTCAACCTTCTCTACGGCCGGAACCGAATATATGGCATTACAATTCAGAACCATCCTCTTTGTAAGAGAACCTTATTTTCCTGACACAATGAACACAATGAAGGTGATATACTCAACTGATGGGGGGAGAAATTGGTTAGATCAACCTCCTCTATGGCTTCCTCCTGATAGTGAGAAAACCATCACTTGTGAACTTTGCTCACTCTCTAATCAGGCAAGGGTGAAGATTGCCTGGGTCTATTGCGGCTATCCAAGAAAGATAAGGGCTTGGTGTATTGATGATGTGAAGGTCTTCACTTTCCCTACTTCCAGCCCGGATATCCTTCCCGTGGAGATAGTCTGGCCGATTGGTAAAATTGTGCCCTCCGATTCCCAGAACCTCTGGTTTAGGGTTAAGAATTATGGAATTCCGGAGGCACGAAATATTCGCATCTTCGGAAGTATCGGCAACAGTTCCCAAGAAGTAATTCTGGAATCACTCCCTCTCTTTACCGATACCCTGATCAAGATGAAGGTTTCGGTTCTTAATACCGGAAGAAAAGAGGTTAAGATCTTCACAGACTGCGAAGGTGATTCCTTTAGGGAGAACGATACCCTGATAGATACCTTAGAAGTGACTCACTCCTGTTGGGAGGTGATTAACCAATATCCCTTGGGAAAGACACACATATCAGCATCCTTTGCGATTAAAGAGAACTCAGATAGCATTTATTTCTGGGGAGGGAAAAAATATACTCTATTCTATAAGTATCTCCCAAGGAGTAATCAGTGGGATACCCTTGCCCACCTTCCGAATCCAAAGAAAAAAACCTGTGGATTTTTAGTTTGGGCAAAAGAGTCTCTAATCTATTTCATCCGAGCCCAGCCCGCGGTCTATCTATACAATATCAACCAGAACCGCTGGGATACTTTGCCATCCCAAGGGGAAAAAAGGAAGCATCCTACTGCTTGCTGGGATAAAGGAGAGTATATCTATGTCCTTAATGGTAAAAAACCGTATTTTCGTCGCTACCATATCCCAAGCAATACCTGGGACACAACACTACCATTTCCTTATGAAATAGGAAACTTTGGAAGAAAAGGAGGGACGGGAATCGTTTGTGACGACAGTGGGTATATCTACATTATGGCTACTCGGGGTATACCCGGAGGAGCGAGAGGTCTCCTCCGTTATGACCCGACTTCTCGACAATTTGAATCCCTTTCCCCTCTCCCGAATACTTCTCCTTCAGAGAAGGAATATGTCCGAGAAATGGCTTATAGGGATGGACGAATATATCTTTTAAGAGATAAAAGAGATTCCCCATACGGCGAATCGTGGTTTTATGAGATCGGTAAAGATAGTTGGTATCAGATAACGTCAGGACTCCCCCATCCCTCCTGGCGGGTTAAAAAGGGTGCGGCGCTTACGGTCTGGAAGGACGGGAGAGCCCATTACGGTTTTGCCTTTTTAGGTGGAACGAATATTGGTTTAGGTGCTATAAATATGCTAAAGATTTATCCCCAGCCGAGATTCTCCGGCAGAATCTTTAATAAGGGAAGAGAACAGGAACCAACCAGTGGCGATATAATCTTTGTGGAAGAAGGGGTTGACTACTACGAGCCAAAGTTTTCTCCGGACGGAGATACAGTTATCTGTTATAAGGAAGATACATCCGATTTCTCTTATATCTGTAAAATTCCGCTCAGTGGGGGCGAGGAGATAATAATTCCTTCCGGTGAGTCCAATTACGAAAGCCCATCCTATTCCTCTGACGGCGAATGGATAATTGCTTTGAAAGATGATAAAGTAGTGAAGATGAGAAAAGATGGAACTGAGGTAACGACTCTTTCCTCTGGACTTTGCGGTGCCCCGGTGGCAAAAGGTGGTTATGTATTTTATTGTAAATGGGATAACCCATGTCATCGGATATATAAAATTCCGATAAATGGGGGAGAGGAGATTCCTTTAACCCCGACCAATATTAATTGCCTCGCCCCTGACCCCTCCCCAACCACTGATAAGGTAGTTTATGAGAAATTTATTAGGGGCTACTGGCAAATCGCATCACTATCCCTTACTAATGGGGAAGAGAGAGAATTGACTACCGGTCAATTTCATCACTTCAATCCCCGCTTCTCACCTGATGGTCAATGGATAGTCTTTGAGAGGGTGAATAGAGACGGTGGAAGCCAAATCTGTAAGGTAAGGGAAGACGGTGAGAGTCTGGTAGTACTGACCTCCTGGGATGATTATTATGAGAGCCCTTCCTTCTCACCCGATGGCCAATGGATCGTATGCATTAAATGGTTTGAAGATGGAACGGCGGTCTGTAAGATAAATGCCCATACCAGAGAGGAGTTCCTCCTTACGGAGAAGACTACGGAAAAGGCAAATCCAGTATGCTCTCCTGATGGCAATTCTGTCGCTTATGAAGTGTTGGTAACCGGTGAAGGAAAAGAAGTGAGCCGGATTGGGATCGTTCCCCTCAATCCCGTAGGCAAGAGAGAAGAAGAAATCAGCCTGATTACAAAACCCTTATTTTTTGCTCTTTACCAAAATCGTCCCAACCCCTTCCGGGGAAAGACAATTATCAGATATGCGCTACCTGAATTTTCCCATGTCCGGCTTTTAATTTATGATGTTAAAGGGTGTGTCGTCCGAACCTTGGTTAATGAGAGGCAGAAGCCGGGATTTTATAATCTTCTCTGGGATGGTAGGGACGAAAAGGGAAAGAAGTTATCCGCGGGGATATACTTTTATCGGTTAGGAGCGGAGAAGATAGATTTAACGAAGAAGTTAATAAAGAGTAAATGAAGGAGGATCACCAAACATCCTCTCTTCCCCTTCCTCAAAGGGATAGCATCCGATTATTTTCAATTTTTTGACGCAAAGGGATTGGGAGAAGAAGGAAAGAGGCGACGAGAGAAAGGAGTGGGTAGAAGACGGGTGGCGGAAGGAGGGAAGGGAGTGTTAGAAAAGGGAGAGGAGAAAGGAGGAAAAGAACTAGGGAAGAAAGTAGGGGAGGAATGGAGGGAGAGAGGAGGGAAGAGACTAGGGAAGAGATTAGGGGAAGAATTACCCCTTTCTACCCCCCAGGGAGGCCGTAGGGGGGACTGACCCCTACCTTTTAAGTAAAATGGCTTTAAGTTATTGATAATGAAAAACTTAAAGCATTTTTTCCCTTATTAAAAAGTTATCTCATCAGATAATTTTTTAGGCATCGTTTACAACATAGTGGCAAAAATTCTCAATTGGCTTTTCGTAAGCGCAAATTAAAAAGGACCGACTCTCACCGTGGGAAAGGAAGATTGCTATAACTACTTACCTCCTTAATTTGGGCGAATAGCCTTTTCTTTTTAACATAAACTTTAATTGATTTTATATTTTGTATCCATAATGCCTTTATTTTAGTAAAAATCTTCTTCCGATTTATCGCCATAGCCAAGTGACCAGCCCCTTGACAGAATCAAATATTCCATTATTATTGGTTATGGCACAGAGATATAAACCAATTCCGATACCGGAAAAGGTTAAGGTGAATAAGATAGATGAAGAGATAGAGGTCTCGGGTCCCTTAGGAAGTCTAAAGTTAAAAATTAATCCCAATGTGACGGTGGATTTGGTAGACCAGAAGATTCAGGTGACCGGGAAAACCGAAAAGGCAAAACCTTTTGTCGGCTTGATGCGGAGTTTACTCAATAATATGATTATCGGTGTGACCCAAGGTTTCCAAAAGACTCTGGAATTGAGAGGAATGGGCTATCGGGTCCAAAAAACTAAAGAAGGGATCCAAATTTTCTGCGGTTTTACTCACCCTGTAGATTTTATCCCTCCCCCAGGAATCACGATTGATACTGCCACTGTTCCTAATCCCGATGACCCAAAGACGCAAATTACCGAAATTATTATTAAGGGTTGTGATAAGCAACTCGTAGGCCAGGTGGCAGCCCAGATTCGTGATATTAAACCACCGGATGCCTATTTGGGTAAAGGAATTAGATATAAGGGGGAAATAGTTCGGAAAAAACCAGGTAAGAGGGCAGTAGCGGAGAAGTAGTGATTTGCTTTGAGAGAGAATAAAGGGGTAATCTTTGTGGTGGAGGATGATGAGGATATCAGAAAGGTTGTCGCCTTTAATCTTCAAGAAGCAGGTTATGATGTCTATCAGTTTGAAAAAGGAGAAGAGTTACTCCCCTTTCTCTATCGGAAACTGCCCGACCTTTTTATTATTGATATCATCCTGCCGGGGATTGATGGTTTGGAGTTAACAAAAGAATTAAGGTATCGGTCAGAAACAAAGCAAATTCCGATAATTATTCTTACTTGTAGAGGAGAGGAGACGGATCGCATTTTAGGTTTGGAATTGGGCGCGGATGATTATATCACAAAACCCTTCTCTTTAAGAGAACTAATCGCTCGGGTTAAGGTACTTCTCCGCCGGCATCGGGAAGTTCGGGAAGAGAAGATTTGGCAAAGTGGCGATATAATCTTAGAGCCGGAATCTTTCACCGTGAAATTGAAAGGAAAAGAGATAAATCTTTCCAGTACGGAATTTAAGATTTTGCGGCTCCTTTTAGAAAATGAGGGGAAGGTTTTATCCCGGGAGAAGATAATTAATGAAACCTACGGCTACGATAAGCCGATAAATGATCGGACAATTGATGTTCATATTAGAAATATCCGAAAAAAGTTAAATAAAGAAGGGAAGAGGATTGAAGCGGTAAGAGGTGTGGGCTACAAGTTGCGTCTTCACTCATGACACGGAAGGAGGCTTTCTTTTTTTTGGCTTTAGCCACTTCTCTCCTTTTCTTTTTTTTATTTCTTATTTGGTATTTTATTAATCAGCAAAGGGTAAAAGTTACTTTTCGGGAAGAGATTATCTCTCAGGCTCTAATTATCCGGGATAACTTAAATATTATGGAGACCCGGGTTGCGCGAGAAGATCTCCTCCAAAGTATCATAAATCAATGGCAGAGTAAGGACCTAAAAGTTAATCTGATTGCGCAACCAATTGGTGAACTAAAATTTGAGATGAAGAAATTCCCTCCAGACCGAAGGCGGTGGGGAGCGGTAACCGTCCCCTTATCCTTAAGAAATTTCTCTGGCCAGTTAGAAGTGGCTCGTCCTTTTACCTTCAAAAGTCCTTCTCTTTTTCCCTATTTGATTATCTTTCTCTTTCTCAACGGTGTCCTCACTTTTCTCTTTTTTTACTTTTCCGGAAGGAGAGCAAGGGAATTTCTCTTCGCCCTCCATGGAGAAAAGGAAAAGTGGCAGAGGTTCCTTAATGCCCAAGAAGAGATTGGGGAGATTGCTCGGATCGTCTGGGAGAAAGAGAGAAAGAATGAGGAGATAGTTGAGAAACTGAAGGAAAAAGAGCAGAATTTCCAATTTCTCATTTCTCTCATTGAGGACCCCTGTTTTGTCCTTGATGAAAAGCGTTCGGTCATCTACGCCAACGCGGGTTTTTATAAATTATGCGGCGTTGATGAGTCTTCCCTCCTTTCCCGTTCCGCCTTTTCTCTCTTCTTAAAACGGGGAGACATAGAAAGGTTCCTTGATCAAGTATACCAAAAGGGAGAAGTGAAAGATTTTGAGTTTGAGTGGAATGGTGATTTCTATTCGGCGCGGGCTAAGATTTTCTCTTCGGAAAAGAAAGGAATAAGGGCAGTTTGCGTTCTTAATAAGATTACAGAAAAGAAGCGATGGGAGAAGATGAAGCAAGAATTGGTGGCGGCGATTGGCCATGAGATAAAAACTCCTCTTACCGCCATTCGGGGAGCGGTTGAGACTTTGCGGATGAAAATTAGGGGGAAAAGCCAAGAATTTTTATCGGTGATCGCCAATCATACCGAAAGACTCACCAATACCGCCAATAATCTTTTGACTCTCTCCTATATAGAGGAGATAGAGAAAGGAGTGCCGGGTTTAAATATTAGTGAGGTCAATTTGAAAAAGATATTGAAAAATATCTTTACTCTTTTCTCTTTGGAAATTAAAAAGAAAAAGTTGAAAGCGAAGTTAATTTTGCCAAAAGAAGATTTAATAATAAAAGGTGACCCTTACTTTTTGGAATTGGCTTTCATTAATCTTTTAGAAAATGCGATAAATTATACGGATAAGGGGAGAATAGAGATTAAGTTGACCAGAGGTTTGGACTATGCGGAAGTGGCATTTTCCGATACGGGAATCGGTATCCCGGCGGAGGATTTGGATAAAATCTTTGAGCGTTTTTATGTTGTGGATAAATCCCGTTCCCGCAAGACTGGGGGGAGTGGGCTGGGATTGGCGATTGTCAAACACATTGTAAATCTCCATCAGGGAAAGATTGAAGTAAAGAGTGAATTGGGAAAGGGTTCAACCTTTACCGTATTTTTACCCCGGGCTTAGTTTATTCCTTCTTCTCTATTTGAAGAGATACTCAAAGCGGCACCGATGGCACCCACAATTTGAGGTTCTTGCGGTATCAATATCTCCTTGCCTAATTTCTTTTTGAGGAGGGAAACGATACAGAGATTCTTGGCTACCCCACCAGCAAAAATAATCTCCTCTTCAAAACCGATATTCCCCAGCAGAGCAAAGATTCGGTTGACAACCGCCTGATGAAGTCCCAAGGCGATATTCTCTACTTTTTCGCCCTGGGCGATGAGCGAGACCACTTCCGATTCCGCAAAGACGGTACACATAGCGTTGATGGTTAAAGGGTTTTTTGCTTTTAAGGCTACTTGCCAGAATTCTTCAACGGCATAACCTAAGGTTTGAGCCATCACCTCTAAGAACTTTCCCGTGCCCGCCGCACAACGGTCGTTCATCACAAAATCTAAGACCTTACCCCCTTCAATTCTGATCACCTTACTATCCTGACCACCAATATCAATGACCGTCCGGCAGTTCGGGAAGAGAAAATTAGTGCCTAAGGCATAGGCTTTAATTTCGGTAATTACCGGACAATTTAGTTCCTGCCGGAGAAGATGTCTTCCGTAACCAGTAGCCACGATGTGGTCAAAGGAAAGGGATTGGAGAATTTCCTTTGCTTTTCCTAATGGGTCAATACCAGTGTCAAAGATTTGATAATGAAGAAGGTTTTTGCCTTGAAGGAGAGCAACCTTTATCGTGCGGGAGCCGATATCAATCCCGGCAGTCTTTGCCACTTTTTAGCCCAATCTTTCTAAGAAGGCTTCAATTCTCGTTCGGAGTGGACCAATATCTTCTTCGGAGTAGTCGGTCTCTATTTTCAGATTCGGGACATTTATCTTTTTTAATGCCGCATCCACCCGAATCGCCTCCACATTATAACCGTGACAGTATTGGAGGATATACTGAATAACACCATCTACCTTAAACCCTTTCGTTTTCTCTATTATCCCTTCAATCCTTTCTTGATTCGGGGTGAAGCAGGCACAATTTATTTTCAGATAGCGGTCAGCAATGGCTTCAATCTGGGAGGCGAGGTCTTCGCTGGTTTCGTCAATTAGGTTCTCAAAATACCGGCTTCCGGTGCAGGTTTCATCGGCAACAACACAGGCACCGGCATTTTCAATTAAATAGTGAATCTTCCAGTTGCCAATCACCGCGGGACAGCCGGAGACCATTATTCTCTTTACCCCTTTGGGGAAGGGGGAAATCCCTTTTCTTACCCTTTCTTCTAATTCGGAATTTAATTGATTGAGATGGGTGGTGAAGCGAACTGGGTCGTCAATCAATGCCACCTGCATAACGACTAAGGCATCAAGACCACTAATTGGGGGCGGATCTTCTTTTCTTAATTCCGCCAATTTCATTAAGGCTTTCCTTTTATCATTTAGCAACTTTATCGTCTGGGCTAGTTTGGCACTTGTCAACTTTTTTCCGGAAAGTTCTTCCAGTTTTTTGCGAAACTCATCTACCGCTTGGCGCCACAGTTTCTGGTCAATTGCCTCTTTCTTCTGGGGGACTTCCATCACATGGAAATTAACCTTTTCCGACAGAATCTCCCAAGTTTTCTTTTTACCATCGCAGGTTGTCTCTCCGACCGCCATATTCTTGATTGGGGCGTACGGGCAGGTTTTGGAAAAGGCTAATCCTAAGGTTGATTTAATTAAAGGGCAGATATCTCGGGGAAAGAGTTTTTCCGCATAAGGGATAGAAAATTGGGTGCCACCGC
Encoded proteins:
- a CDS encoding FlgD immunoglobulin-like domain containing protein, whose protein sequence is MLSKNRAVALALFGLFFFSLLLAGGGRPKVEQVSAQMRLLSASEIRQILEKFPEMVPDMFKAEVFEKGDTLSMVELFPFTEVEGIPLLKNLFPGFHFYKGLTGTLPPFPYLMAVGMGKRYDMPSGFNHLLLESGLEVTERNIIELAKAFVILAVGSEPVFGNLEWGQAARRRPRPSLKDELLSFPQITFLEGKRIKEYDDYWEIEMDAEIKCRINNEIQTWKFSQARTTPKRGVWVKIGQLGIARVFINNKPVHSYQIKKAEGRTPKGELDQNPKIEIATEVGNATVEQDSFYYLITYRDGHPTNYWVQFRLYGFNPNETIYIRVKPKDPYTYGPNAILGPIIISGDSLGNYDWMPGSSIQTGISLVCAGNIPSGDTFRRRTNPLEDKSLTLEKVITDRFPNNDTLTVYFCDQFFVDHPQGQNHAPTFVNMVKEEAKEAYDSLVTSWDFPPPNDINHNHQFFITPYLTMWPVYYHGLVDRFNSGTMQWMENGHQKISITSAIDSVFPQYSTEQSIIKSAVVHEFYHAVQCTLTTRIRLLPNWEEWRWLIEGQARFIQSVYNQNEEFTQSSSPKEERLYLRDANKYLDLLLNASLKQQSYNFCLYWRFLFEKYCQDSVRERLAIIRDAYRATANVGNDPIRDGARAMDTALSSGGGAFYSFAQSIASFATACYLKDFDPNNVYIEPYCREFTLSDTISIEDEIRNSFGIDYLKIIPENPLNATVKVHFQKFDSLPQYSKKFILSLPGERRVMEFDTILDITDVETIGVVITRVDTMERDSINSSYRLRIEKIRDVDVGVKSIESPKPGKIYYKLRGATRTLPVKVCLVNKGNRDESRFFSGCVIKKGESTTVYWQFVDSLHCGRGRDTTIQFPNLFSTQDTGTFTTIAYVWLYNDQNPRNDTLKETFSIRDTSPDGLPTREEENFDSDSGSGPRWPPPGWRSAHRSRGASCWHLRRGGEWPWSSNLTNYACLSWHDTLGPYVYDTLYSSTFSTAGTEYMALQFRTILFVREPYFPDTMNTMKVIYSTDGGRNWLDQPPLWLPPDSEKTITCELCSLSNQARVKIAWVYCGYPRKIRAWCIDDVKVFTFPTSSPDILPVEIVWPIGKIVPSDSQNLWFRVKNYGIPEARNIRIFGSIGNSSQEVILESLPLFTDTLIKMKVSVLNTGRKEVKIFTDCEGDSFRENDTLIDTLEVTHSCWEVINQYPLGKTHISASFAIKENSDSIYFWGGKKYTLFYKYLPRSNQWDTLAHLPNPKKKTCGFLVWAKESLIYFIRAQPAVYLYNINQNRWDTLPSQGEKRKHPTACWDKGEYIYVLNGKKPYFRRYHIPSNTWDTTLPFPYEIGNFGRKGGTGIVCDDSGYIYIMATRGIPGGARGLLRYDPTSRQFESLSPLPNTSPSEKEYVREMAYRDGRIYLLRDKRDSPYGESWFYEIGKDSWYQITSGLPHPSWRVKKGAALTVWKDGRAHYGFAFLGGTNIGLGAINMLKIYPQPRFSGRIFNKGREQEPTSGDIIFVEEGVDYYEPKFSPDGDTVICYKEDTSDFSYICKIPLSGGEEIIIPSGESNYESPSYSSDGEWIIALKDDKVVKMRKDGTEVTTLSSGLCGAPVAKGGYVFYCKWDNPCHRIYKIPINGGEEIPLTPTNINCLAPDPSPTTDKVVYEKFIRGYWQIASLSLTNGEERELTTGQFHHFNPRFSPDGQWIVFERVNRDGGSQICKVREDGESLVVLTSWDDYYESPSFSPDGQWIVCIKWFEDGTAVCKINAHTREEFLLTEKTTEKANPVCSPDGNSVAYEVLVTGEGKEVSRIGIVPLNPVGKREEEISLITKPLFFALYQNRPNPFRGKTIIRYALPEFSHVRLLIYDVKGCVVRTLVNERQKPGFYNLLWDGRDEKGKKLSAGIYFYRLGAEKIDLTKKLIKSK
- the rplF gene encoding 50S ribosomal protein L6, whose amino-acid sequence is MAQRYKPIPIPEKVKVNKIDEEIEVSGPLGSLKLKINPNVTVDLVDQKIQVTGKTEKAKPFVGLMRSLLNNMIIGVTQGFQKTLELRGMGYRVQKTKEGIQIFCGFTHPVDFIPPPGITIDTATVPNPDDPKTQITEIIIKGCDKQLVGQVAAQIRDIKPPDAYLGKGIRYKGEIVRKKPGKRAVAEK
- a CDS encoding response regulator codes for the protein MRENKGVIFVVEDDEDIRKVVAFNLQEAGYDVYQFEKGEELLPFLYRKLPDLFIIDIILPGIDGLELTKELRYRSETKQIPIIILTCRGEETDRILGLELGADDYITKPFSLRELIARVKVLLRRHREVREEKIWQSGDIILEPESFTVKLKGKEINLSSTEFKILRLLLENEGKVLSREKIINETYGYDKPINDRTIDVHIRNIRKKLNKEGKRIEAVRGVGYKLRLHS
- a CDS encoding ATP-binding protein is translated as MTRKEAFFFLALATSLLFFFLFLIWYFINQQRVKVTFREEIISQALIIRDNLNIMETRVAREDLLQSIINQWQSKDLKVNLIAQPIGELKFEMKKFPPDRRRWGAVTVPLSLRNFSGQLEVARPFTFKSPSLFPYLIIFLFLNGVLTFLFFYFSGRRAREFLFALHGEKEKWQRFLNAQEEIGEIARIVWEKERKNEEIVEKLKEKEQNFQFLISLIEDPCFVLDEKRSVIYANAGFYKLCGVDESSLLSRSAFSLFLKRGDIERFLDQVYQKGEVKDFEFEWNGDFYSARAKIFSSEKKGIRAVCVLNKITEKKRWEKMKQELVAAIGHEIKTPLTAIRGAVETLRMKIRGKSQEFLSVIANHTERLTNTANNLLTLSYIEEIEKGVPGLNISEVNLKKILKNIFTLFSLEIKKKKLKAKLILPKEDLIIKGDPYFLELAFINLLENAINYTDKGRIEIKLTRGLDYAEVAFSDTGIGIPAEDLDKIFERFYVVDKSRSRKTGGSGLGLAIVKHIVNLHQGKIEVKSELGKGSTFTVFLPRA
- a CDS encoding acyl-CoA dehydratase activase, yielding MAKTAGIDIGSRTIKVALLQGKNLLHYQIFDTGIDPLGKAKEILQSLSFDHIVATGYGRHLLRQELNCPVITEIKAYALGTNFLFPNCRTVIDIGGQDSKVIRIEGGKVLDFVMNDRCAAGTGKFLEVMAQTLGYAVEEFWQVALKAKNPLTINAMCTVFAESEVVSLIAQGEKVENIALGLHQAVVNRIFALLGNIGFEEEIIFAGGVAKNLCIVSLLKKKLGKEILIPQEPQIVGAIGAALSISSNREEGIN
- a CDS encoding double-cubane-cluster-containing anaerobic reductase; this translates as MNNYEKMWQDLGLDVALHNDLLKSIGLSYQETVLSQKERPEGMKYFDRAIHESHGARVKELLEAKSEGKKIIGTFCIYVPEEIALAVDVIPVALCGGTQFSIPYAEKLFPRDICPLIKSTLGLAFSKTCPYAPIKNMAVGETTCDGKKKTWEILSEKVNFHVMEVPQKKEAIDQKLWRQAVDEFRKKLEELSGKKLTSAKLAQTIKLLNDKRKALMKLAELRKEDPPPISGLDALVVMQVALIDDPVRFTTHLNQLNSELEERVRKGISPFPKGVKRIMVSGCPAVIGNWKIHYLIENAGACVVADETCTGSRYFENLIDETSEDLASQIEAIADRYLKINCACFTPNQERIEGIIEKTKGFKVDGVIQYILQYCHGYNVEAIRVDAALKKINVPNLKIETDYSEEDIGPLRTRIEAFLERLG